The DNA window CTGACGTGGTTGGTTTCCACCTGCACCGACAGGCCGTGCAGTTTGTTATGTGAAATCGCACCGTAGAACTCAATAGCGTTCTCCAGCTTCTGCACCGAGACGTTAAGACGTTCGAAGAACAGGCCCCAGGTCTGCCCGGAAACGCGCAGCGCTTTAAAGCGGCCGGTATCCTGGCGGGTGCTGGAGAGACGCAGCTCGACGCATTCGGAAACCAGTTGCTGCACGCGAGTGCGGATTAACCCGCGCAGATGCTGGCTATAGCAGAACACTTCTACGCTGTCCGGCGGCGCGGCATCCTGATGCATTTTACCAAGAATGGTTTTCAGCGCTTCGATCATCGCCTGCTCGCCGTTGAAGTGCAGCGTACGCACTTCGTTCCACGAGTTGCGATACAGCAGATCAACGCTGCCAATCAGACATTTTTGCTCTTCACCAAAGCTGAAAACGTCCAGCTTGCGGAAGTCAAAATGCACCACCTGATTTCGGAAGGCCGCCGTCGGGTCATATTCCAGGTTTACGATGATCGCCAGATGGCGAATTTCGCACGGACTATACAGCGCTTTAGGCGTCGGAGACGGCAGGCGCAGCGGGAAGTGGTGCGATACGTCGGCAACCATTTCCTGCAATTTAGCCAGATCGACAATGCCGTTGCCCTTAATAAACAGGCGAGTTCGTGACGTCAGCAGGCCGTTAAACCAGGCCCAGGCCACCAGCTTATTAAGATAACGGTTATATTCCAGCGGCTGATGGCTGATGATCGACTCCATATCCGGCGCGCGGTTATAGACATACCAACCGGTACGGTTGGCACGGCCCGGCGGCACATGGATAAAGGTCAGATTCGGCTCAGACAGATCCGGTGAAATTTGCGGGTTGACCAGGGTGACTTTCCCCGGCAGCGCTTCAAATGCAGCGTACAGCTTACGTGTCAGCACGCCAATATCCTGCGGGCTGGCGGAAACGCTCAGGTTATTGCGGCGCGCGAAGCGAATCAGATTGCGATAGCTTTGCATCATCGCATCAAGCAGCTCGTTGTGCGCCTTGCGTACTTCGTCGATCTTCCAGTTGGCCCGGTTGTCGAGCATCATCAGACGCTTTTCATCCCAGCCCCACTCTTTCACCAGATGGCTAACCACTTCACGGCGCCAGCCGACGCAGGCGCGCTCGCGGCTAAGCTTTTCGCACACTTTTAAATAGAAACATCGGCGCACCAGGTCGAGGCGCGTTTCGTCTTCAATGGCTTGCAGATAGAGCGTCACGCGTTCCAGCATCATGCAGTACGGATCGAGACCAAACGAGACAATCTCACCGTCATGCAGGCGCTGTTTGATATCTTTCGCCAGCAGGCGGTTGTTCGGATATTCCCAGGAATAGGCTTCCAGCAGCAGCGTCTTCAGCACCGCTTTATACGGCGAGTCGATACTTTTGTAGAGCTGCCACAGGCTGGCACCGAAGTATTCTTCCGCCGACAGCGAACTCAGGCCGCCGAGATCCAGCCATTCGTTCGGCGTCAGGACCCCCTGCGAGTACAGCGACATCACGTAATCATCGTAATGCTCTTCTTCATCGCACGGCACCATATTCCACAGAATACGTTTCCCGGCGAGACGCACAGCGGTACGGTAAAACTCATCCAGCAGCAGGATATGTTGGGTTGAACCGCAGTCTTCGCCGCCGAGGCTACCGCTTTCATTATGACGGAAGCGGTTTTCATCGATCAGGAAGAAGCTAACTTCAACGCCCAACGATGCAGCCCAGCTTTCCAGCAGGCTGCATTTACGCTGTAACAGCTGACGCTCATCGGTATCCAGCCAGGCCTGATGACAAACCCAGATGTCGAGATCGGAAGAGCAGCTTTGGCCGACGGATGAAGTACTGCCCATGGAGTAAAGGCCGGTGATCGGCAGTTCGCCTTTCGGCGGCTCCTGCGTCAGCATTCCACGGTGCAGTTCAAGCTCGTCAAGGTAGTGGCGTTGGGTTTCATCAGGCGTGTAGAGGCAAATGCCGCGGGGAACGTTACCGTCAAGGTAACCCGGCATCAGCGGGTGATGATAATGTAGTAATGTCGGCAGTAGACTGTAAACCTGCTGGAAAGCGGGTCCCATGGCAGCAAGGGCGCGATCCACGCGCAATTGGTTGATGGCATCCAGTCTCTGTTTCAGTGTCTCAATATAGAGGTACAAGACATATCGCCTGATGTTCAAAAACCCGACGTACAATAGTACGGAGAGTTTCAGTATTTCAACAAAAACCGTCACCATTCGTCGTCGGTGTGGTTGTGATGAACTGCTGACTGACAAATGGTTTAAAACGTGATCAATCTAACACCTTGCGGATTGACCGTAAAGAAAGATGCGCTACATACAAGTGTAGCACCCTTTACTATGTGTAAATTCTTCACTACGTTTGCGGCAACCCGCAAACGCATGAAAGGCTAAAAAAGATGGCCGCGACCCTTATCCCCACAAAACTAACATCCCTAAGACAACAATGTTAGGATGGTTAGTGGTCGACTATGACGGTAACAAGCATGTTAGACAAAGTTTTGAGAATTGCCACACGGCAAAGCCCGCTTGCACTATGGCAGGCACATTATGTGAAAGAGCGCCTGGAGTCCTGTCATCCGGGGCTTTCCGTTGAACTGGTGCCGATGGTCACCCGCGGTGACGTGATCCTTGATACTCCCCTTGCAAAAGTGGGCGGTAAAGGTCTGTTTGTCAAAGAGCTGGAGCTGGCCATGCTGGATGGTCGCGCCGATATCGCCGTCCATTCCATGAAAGACGTGCCGGTAGAATTCCCCGAAGGCCTGGGGTTGGTCACCATTTGCGAACGTGAAGACCCGCGCGATGCCTTCGTCTCAAATCACTATGCGTCCATTGATGAACTGCCGCATGGCAGCATTGTTGGCACGTCAAGTTTACGCCGACAGTGCCAACTGGCCGCCGATCGTCCGGATCTGGTGATCCGCTCTCTGCGCGGTAACGTCGGCACACGCCTGGGTAAACTGGACAGCGGTGAGTATGATGCCATTATTCTTGCGGCGGCGGGACTTAAGCGCCTGAAGCTGGAAGCACGGATTCGCCAGCCGCTATCACCAGAGCAATCTCTGCCCGCAGTAGGTCAGGGCGCGGTCGGTATCGAATGCCGTCTTGACGACGAGTGGACTAAAGCGCTGCTGGCCCCACTGAACCATATGGAAACGGCCATACGCGTGCGCGCCGAACGGGCGATGAACACCCGTCTTGAAGGCGGCTGTCAGGTCCCAATCGGCAGCTATGCCGAACTGATCGACGGTGAGCTATGGCTGCGCGCGCTGGTTGGCGCGCCGGATGGCTCACGGATGGTTCGCGGCGAGCGGCGTGGTCGCCCGGAAGATGCCGAAACGCTCGGCGTCTCCCTCGCCGAAGAACTTCTGGATAACGGCGCTCGCGACATTCTCGCCGTCGTCTATGCAGGAGAGGCCCCGCAATGAGTATCCTGGTCACCCGTCCGCTGCCGCAAGGCGAAGAGTTAGTCAGCCGCCTGCGCGCGCTGGGACGCGTGGCCTGGAGCTTTCCGCTCATTGAATTTACTCCGGGCCGTCAGCTTCAGGAGCTGGGCGGCCAGCTGGCAGGCCTCAAGGCGGGTGATTTACTCTTCGCGCTATCGCAGCACGCCGTTGAGTTTGCCCACGCTCGCCTCCAGCAACAGCGACTGCACTGGCCCTCTGCGCCTGATTATTTTGCGATTGGCCGTACCACCGCGCTGGCCCTACACAAAGTCAGCAGTCATGATGTTCGCTATCCGTTAGATCGGGAAATCAGCGAAGTCTTGCTACAATTACCTGAATTACAAAACATTGCGGGGAAAAGGGCGCTCATCCTGCGCGGTAACGGTGGGCGAGAATTACTCGGTGACACACTCCGTGAACGCGGTGCCGATGTCACTTTTTGTGAATGTTATCAACGTAGTGCAAGGCACTATGATGGCGCAGAAGAAGCAATGCGCTGGCAGTCTCGTGGGGTCTCGACGCTGGTGATTACCAGCGGCGAGATGCTGCAACAGCTCTGGACGTTAATACCGCAGTGGTACCGCGAACATTGGCTCCTGAGCTGTCGCATTTTAGTTGTCAGTGAACGTCTGGCCGAACAAGCCAGGGAATTGGGCTGGCAGGATATCCAGGTTGCCGATAGCGCCGACAACGATGCGCTGCTACGCGCATTACAATAACTCTCAACATTGGAAGCCATAATGACGGAACAACAGAATCAATCCGCCGTGGTTGAAGAGACCAGGGAGGCCGTGGAAAAAACACCACAGCCAGAAAAGAATAATGTAGAAAAGAAAAACGGCGGCAGTAAAACCAGTCTCGCCCTGAGCGCAATAGCCATTGCTATCGCCCTCGCCGCTGGCGTAGGTCTTTACGGCCTCACGAAAACTCAGGCAACCCGTCAGAGCGAAACCAGCGCCGAGCTATCCAGCCAGATCGCCACACTGCAAAAAGCGCAGGAAAGCCAAAAAAGCGAACTCGAAGGCATTATTAAGCAGCAAACCGACCAGTTGACGGAAGCCCAGCGCCAACAAGATTCGCTAACGAAGAAGCTTGAAGAGGTACAGGAAAAAGTTGCCATTATCTCCGGTAGCGACGCCAAAACCTGGCTACTCGCACAGGCTGATTTTCTGGTAAAGCTAGCCGGGCGTAAGCTGTGGAGCGACCAGGACGTGACGACCGCTGCCGCGCTGCTGAAAAGCGCCGACGCCAGCCTTGCGGATATGAACGATCCGAGCCTGATTAGCGCCCGTCGCGCCATCACTGACGATATCGCCTCGCTTTCCGCCGTGAGTCAGGTGGACTATGACGGCATCATCCTGAAGGTTAACCAGCTCGCCAACCAGATTGATAATTTACGTCTGGCGGACAATAACGACGATGACTCCCCGATGGATTCTGATAGCGACGAACTATCCAGCTCCATTAAGGAGTGGCGGGTGAACCTGCAAAAAAGCTGGCAGAACTTTATGGACAGCTTTATTACCGTTCGCCGCCGTGACGAAACAGCGGTTCCGTTGCTGGCTCCAAACCAGGACGTCTACCTGCGCGAAAATATTCGTTCCCGCCTGTTAGTTGCGGCACAGGCCGTACCACGTCATCAGGAAGAGACCTATAAACAGGCTCTGGATAACGTCTCTACCTGGGTTCGTGCCTACTACGACACCGAAGATGCGACCACTAAAGCCTTCCTTGAGGATGTGGACAAGCTCAGTCAGCAAAGCATCACTATGAACGTACCGGAAACCCTGCAGAGCCAGGGCCTGCTTGAAAAACTCATGCAGACGCGGGTACGTAATCTGATGACGCAACCGGCTGAAACACAGACCAGCGCTCCGGCGCCTGCTGTTCCTGCGCCTGTAGCCCCCGCGCCAACGCCTGCGCCACAAGGAGAGTAACGCATGTTGAAAATTCTCTTACTCTTCGCGCTGCTGATTGCTGGGATCGTTGTCGGCCCGATGATCGCCGGTCATCAAGGCTACGTTCTGATCCAGACCGATAACTACAACATTGAAACCAGCGTCACCGGGTTAGCGATCATTCTGATCCTCACCATGGTGGTCCTGTTTGCGATTGAATGGCTGCTGCGGCGTATTTTCCGCACCGGCGCGCATACCCGCGGCTGGTTCGTTGGCCGTAAACGCCGTCGTGCCCGCAAGCAAACCGAACAGGCGTTGCTGAAGCTGGCGGAAGGTGATTACCAGCAGGTTGAGAAGCTGATGGCGAAAAATGCCGATCACGCGGAGCAGCCGGTAGTGAATTACCTGCTGGCGGCGGAAGCGGCCCAGCAGCGTGGGGATGAAGCCCGCGCTAACCAGCATCTGGAGCGCGCGACCGAACTGGCAGGTGACGATCTGATCCCGGTAGAAATCACTCGCGTACGTCTGCAGCTGGCGCGTAATGAAAATCACGCTGCCCGCCACGGTATCGACAAACTGCTGGAGATCACCCCGCGTCATCCTGAAGTTCTTCGCCTTGCCGAGCAGGCCTATATCCGTACCGGGGCCTGGAATTCGCTGTTGGATATCATTCCGTCAATGGCGAAAGCCAACGTCAGCGATGAAGAGCATCGCGCCGAGCTGGAACAGCTTGCGTGGATTGGTCTGATGGATAAAGCGCTGGCCGACGGCGGCAGCGAAGGGTTGCGCGACTGGTGGAAAAGCCAGAGTCGTAAAACTCGTAGCCACGTGGCTCTACAGGTGGCCATGGCGAATCGCCTTATCGAAAGCGACGACCATGATACCGCCCAGCAGATTATTATTGATGGTCTGAAAAAGCACTACGACGACCGTCTGGTGATGCCGATTCCGCGGCTGAAAACCAATAATCCGGAACAGCTGGAGAAGGTGCTGCGCCAGCAGCTTAAAACGGTCGGCGACCGCCCGCTGCTGTGGAGCACGCTGGGGCAGTCGTTAATGCGCCACGGTGAGTGGCAGGAAGCCAGCATTGCGTTCCGCGCCGCGCTCAAGCAGCGTCCGGATGCGTTTGATTACGCGTGGTTGGCCGATACCCTTGACCGCCTGCATCAGCCGGAAGAAGCGGCAACCATGCGCCGTGACGGCCTGCTGTTGACCCTGCAAAACAACCCGCAGCAGTAAGCACGATCTTCACTATCGCCTCCATCGGGGGCGATAGCACTCCCCTTCAGCAAATGCTTCACACACCCAAATAAAAAAACGCCTGCTCTGAAACCAGGGCAGGCGTTAAAACAGGTCTGTTTGACAACAAATTGGGTGCTTCACTCAACGTAGTGTCCATGGTGTTTGATGAGGCTATATGCTTCATCCTTCACGTTGTCTCTTCGTTGGCTGCACACGCTCACCCTAGTCACTTACCTTTGTAAGCTCCTGGGGATTCCCGTGCTGGCCGTCTCGACACATCATGAATGATTTAGCATATAAAATGCGACATCTGTCAGTGGACGATAAGCACCGTAAACGGCTCTGCATCATTCCTGGGTTTATGAGGCACTAAGGCGAACATAAGAGATGGAATGAGCATCTACCCGTTTATTATCGCACAGGATCTACGGAAATTGCATCTATGAGAGTAATGAATTGGGAGTATTCCGCATAATAAATCGCGTCGCAATCAGCGAGATATTTTTAGGGAGATCATGGGGATAAGAGAGTTTTTGGCAAATTCAGAAAACAAAAAACCCCGCCGAAGCGGGGTTCAAAATTGGTCGGCGAGAGAGGATTCGAACCTCCGACCCACTGGTCCCAAACCAGTTGCGCTACCAAGCTGCGCTACTCGCCGATGTACTGCTTTTTTGAATTTTTAGTTCAATTCTTTATAAAGTCGTGGTGCGAAGGGAGGGACTTGAACCCTCACGTCCGTAAGAACACTAACACCTGAAGCTAGCGCGTCTACCAATTCCGCCACCATCGCATGTTCACAACTTTCTAAATAATGGGGTGGCTAATGGGATTCGAACCCACGACAACTGGAATCACAATCCAGGGCTCTACCAACTGAGCTATAGCCACCACTACAAATCTTTTTACGCGGTCTTATAACCACCGCAGCTCCAGCACCGGGTAAATGGTGCGCCCGACAGGATTCGAACCTGAGACCTCTGCCTCCGGAGGGCAGCGCTCTATCCAGCTGAGCTACGGGCGCTTAGCGCCGTTGCGGGGTCGGATATTACGGACTTCCTACCCCGCTGTCTAGTGCCTTTTTAAAGAAAATTACCGTTTGCTCATGCTTTGTGCATTTTGTCGCTTATTCCGCCACATTATCCACATTTCCGCGTCGACCAAGGCCAAAAACCTTATAAATGAGCGTGACAGCCGCCAGGAAAATAATCCCGACGAAGAGCGACATGCGGGTATCGTCATTAAATCCCATACCTATCAGCACGCAAATCAGGAATGCCATGGTTAAATAGTTCGCCCACGGGAACAGCAGCGAGCGGAAAGGATGGCTGGCCATTGCTTCTTTGTGTACAAGACGAAAACGCAGCTGGCTAATCAGAATCACAAACCACGGCACCATGCCCGGCAGCACGCTGGCGCTGTAGACATAGACGAAGACCCGCTGTGGATTAGGGATGACATAGTTGAGGCAAGAACCAACTAACAGAATCAGTATCGACAGCGCAACACCCACCGCCGGCACGCCATTACGCGAGACTTTAGCGATCGCCACTGGCAACTGGCGATTTCTTGCCAGCGCATAAAGCATACGCCCACAGCTGTACATACCGCTGTTACAGCCGGAAAGCGCTGCCGTCAGCACCACAAAGTTAATAATTCCCGCCGCTGCGGTAATGCCGATTTTGGCAAAGGTCAGCACAAACGGACTGCCGTTGGAGCCAATCTGATCCCACGGGAAAATAGTCACAATAACGAAAATCGCACCGACGTAGAAAATCAGGATACGCCACAGCACCTTCCCTACCGCGCTGCGCAGAGTGACCTGCGGGTTCTTCGCTTCACCGGCAGTAATACCGATAAGTTCAACACCCTGGTAGGAGGCGACCACAATACACAGCGCCGTCAGGAAGCCTTTCCAGCCACCAGCAAAAAAGCCGCCATGCTCGGTCAGGTTCCCAAAGCCAATGGAGTGTCCGCCGTTGCCAAAGCCAAAGAAAATGACGCCCAGCCCAACCACAATCATCACGATAATGGTGGTGACTTTAATCATCGCGAACCAGAATTCGATTTCACCATATAGCCGCACCGCCGCCAGGTTCGCCAGCGCCACCAGCCCAACGGCAATCAGCGCCGGTATCCACTGCGCCATATCCGGGAACCAAAACTGGACGTAAACCCCGATAGCGGTAATTTCCGATATCCCGACCGCCATCCACATAAACCAGTAGGACCAGGCGGTGAGATAGCCGAAAAACGGGCTCATATAGCGATGTGCGTAAACGGCGAACGAGCCGGTTACCGGTTCGAGGAACAGCATTTCACCCATCGAACGCATGATAAAGAAGACAAAAAGCCCTGCGATAATATACGCCAACAGGACCGACGGACCGGCCCACTTCAGCGTACTTGCCGCTCCCATAAATAAACCCACGCCAATCGTGCCGCCAAGGGCGATTAGCTCAATATGCCGCGCCT is part of the Klebsiella huaxiensis genome and encodes:
- the hemC gene encoding hydroxymethylbilane synthase: MLDKVLRIATRQSPLALWQAHYVKERLESCHPGLSVELVPMVTRGDVILDTPLAKVGGKGLFVKELELAMLDGRADIAVHSMKDVPVEFPEGLGLVTICEREDPRDAFVSNHYASIDELPHGSIVGTSSLRRQCQLAADRPDLVIRSLRGNVGTRLGKLDSGEYDAIILAAAGLKRLKLEARIRQPLSPEQSLPAVGQGAVGIECRLDDEWTKALLAPLNHMETAIRVRAERAMNTRLEGGCQVPIGSYAELIDGELWLRALVGAPDGSRMVRGERRGRPEDAETLGVSLAEELLDNGARDILAVVYAGEAPQ
- the hemX gene encoding uroporphyrinogen-III C-methyltransferase is translated as MTEQQNQSAVVEETREAVEKTPQPEKNNVEKKNGGSKTSLALSAIAIAIALAAGVGLYGLTKTQATRQSETSAELSSQIATLQKAQESQKSELEGIIKQQTDQLTEAQRQQDSLTKKLEEVQEKVAIISGSDAKTWLLAQADFLVKLAGRKLWSDQDVTTAAALLKSADASLADMNDPSLISARRAITDDIASLSAVSQVDYDGIILKVNQLANQIDNLRLADNNDDDSPMDSDSDELSSSIKEWRVNLQKSWQNFMDSFITVRRRDETAVPLLAPNQDVYLRENIRSRLLVAAQAVPRHQEETYKQALDNVSTWVRAYYDTEDATTKAFLEDVDKLSQQSITMNVPETLQSQGLLEKLMQTRVRNLMTQPAETQTSAPAPAVPAPVAPAPTPAPQGE
- the thrP gene encoding bifunctional threonine/serine APC transporter ThrP, which encodes MTEKKAELQRGLEARHIELIALGGTIGVGLFMGAASTLKWAGPSVLLAYIIAGLFVFFIMRSMGEMLFLEPVTGSFAVYAHRYMSPFFGYLTAWSYWFMWMAVGISEITAIGVYVQFWFPDMAQWIPALIAVGLVALANLAAVRLYGEIEFWFAMIKVTTIIVMIVVGLGVIFFGFGNGGHSIGFGNLTEHGGFFAGGWKGFLTALCIVVASYQGVELIGITAGEAKNPQVTLRSAVGKVLWRILIFYVGAIFVIVTIFPWDQIGSNGSPFVLTFAKIGITAAAGIINFVVLTAALSGCNSGMYSCGRMLYALARNRQLPVAIAKVSRNGVPAVGVALSILILLVGSCLNYVIPNPQRVFVYVYSASVLPGMVPWFVILISQLRFRLVHKEAMASHPFRSLLFPWANYLTMAFLICVLIGMGFNDDTRMSLFVGIIFLAAVTLIYKVFGLGRRGNVDNVAE
- the hemD gene encoding uroporphyrinogen-III synthase, which produces MSILVTRPLPQGEELVSRLRALGRVAWSFPLIEFTPGRQLQELGGQLAGLKAGDLLFALSQHAVEFAHARLQQQRLHWPSAPDYFAIGRTTALALHKVSSHDVRYPLDREISEVLLQLPELQNIAGKRALILRGNGGRELLGDTLRERGADVTFCECYQRSARHYDGAEEAMRWQSRGVSTLVITSGEMLQQLWTLIPQWYREHWLLSCRILVVSERLAEQARELGWQDIQVADSADNDALLRALQ
- the hemY gene encoding protoheme IX biogenesis protein HemY encodes the protein MLKILLLFALLIAGIVVGPMIAGHQGYVLIQTDNYNIETSVTGLAIILILTMVVLFAIEWLLRRIFRTGAHTRGWFVGRKRRRARKQTEQALLKLAEGDYQQVEKLMAKNADHAEQPVVNYLLAAEAAQQRGDEARANQHLERATELAGDDLIPVEITRVRLQLARNENHAARHGIDKLLEITPRHPEVLRLAEQAYIRTGAWNSLLDIIPSMAKANVSDEEHRAELEQLAWIGLMDKALADGGSEGLRDWWKSQSRKTRSHVALQVAMANRLIESDDHDTAQQIIIDGLKKHYDDRLVMPIPRLKTNNPEQLEKVLRQQLKTVGDRPLLWSTLGQSLMRHGEWQEASIAFRAALKQRPDAFDYAWLADTLDRLHQPEEAATMRRDGLLLTLQNNPQQ
- the cyaA gene encoding class I adenylate cyclase; this encodes MYLYIETLKQRLDAINQLRVDRALAAMGPAFQQVYSLLPTLLHYHHPLMPGYLDGNVPRGICLYTPDETQRHYLDELELHRGMLTQEPPKGELPITGLYSMGSTSSVGQSCSSDLDIWVCHQAWLDTDERQLLQRKCSLLESWAASLGVEVSFFLIDENRFRHNESGSLGGEDCGSTQHILLLDEFYRTAVRLAGKRILWNMVPCDEEEHYDDYVMSLYSQGVLTPNEWLDLGGLSSLSAEEYFGASLWQLYKSIDSPYKAVLKTLLLEAYSWEYPNNRLLAKDIKQRLHDGEIVSFGLDPYCMMLERVTLYLQAIEDETRLDLVRRCFYLKVCEKLSRERACVGWRREVVSHLVKEWGWDEKRLMMLDNRANWKIDEVRKAHNELLDAMMQSYRNLIRFARRNNLSVSASPQDIGVLTRKLYAAFEALPGKVTLVNPQISPDLSEPNLTFIHVPPGRANRTGWYVYNRAPDMESIISHQPLEYNRYLNKLVAWAWFNGLLTSRTRLFIKGNGIVDLAKLQEMVADVSHHFPLRLPSPTPKALYSPCEIRHLAIIVNLEYDPTAAFRNQVVHFDFRKLDVFSFGEEQKCLIGSVDLLYRNSWNEVRTLHFNGEQAMIEALKTILGKMHQDAAPPDSVEVFCYSQHLRGLIRTRVQQLVSECVELRLSSTRQDTGRFKALRVSGQTWGLFFERLNVSVQKLENAIEFYGAISHNKLHGLSVQVETNHVRLPQVVDGFASEGIIQFFFEDADNDNGFNIYILDESNRAEVYHHCEGSKEELVRDVSRFYSSSHDRFTYGSSFINFNLPQFYQIVDVDGREQVIPFRSQVIAAATLAAGEDSATSSMLQHYS